A window of the Streptomyces finlayi genome harbors these coding sequences:
- the paaC gene encoding 1,2-phenylacetyl-CoA epoxidase subunit PaaC — protein sequence MTAALALGDDALVLSHRLGEWAGHAPVLEEEVALANIALDLLGQARVLLSLVGDEDELAYLREERAFRNVQLVEQPNGDFAHTIARQLYFSVYQHLLYERLAAGDGEFADLSAKAVKEVAYHRDHAEQWTLRLGDGTAESHERMRSGLDALWRFTGELFQPVEGIDIDWQALGADWLAAVTDVVERATLTVPAGPQSGGWQAGAGRQGLHTEPFGRMIAEMQHLHRSHPGASW from the coding sequence GTGACCGCGGCCCTCGCCCTCGGCGACGACGCACTGGTGCTCTCCCACCGGCTGGGCGAGTGGGCGGGCCACGCCCCCGTGCTGGAAGAGGAAGTGGCGCTCGCCAACATCGCCCTGGACCTGCTGGGCCAGGCCCGCGTGCTGCTCTCACTCGTCGGCGACGAGGACGAGCTGGCCTATCTCCGCGAGGAGCGGGCCTTCCGCAACGTGCAGCTGGTCGAGCAGCCGAACGGCGACTTCGCCCACACCATCGCCCGGCAGCTCTACTTCTCCGTCTACCAGCACCTGCTGTACGAGCGGCTGGCAGCCGGGGACGGCGAGTTCGCCGACCTCTCGGCGAAGGCGGTCAAGGAGGTCGCCTACCACCGCGACCACGCCGAGCAGTGGACCCTGCGCCTCGGTGACGGGACGGCGGAGAGCCACGAGCGCATGCGGAGCGGCCTCGACGCCCTGTGGCGCTTCACCGGCGAGCTCTTCCAGCCCGTCGAAGGCATCGACATCGACTGGCAGGCACTCGGGGCCGACTGGCTCGCCGCCGTGACGGACGTGGTGGAGCGTGCCACGCTCACCGTCCCGGCAGGACCGCAGTCCGGCGGCTGGCAGGCCGGCGCCGGCCGCCAGGGACTGCACACCGAGCCGTTCGGCAGGATGATCGCCGAGATGCAGCACCTGCACCGCAGCCACCCGGGGGCGTCATGGTGA
- the paaA gene encoding 1,2-phenylacetyl-CoA epoxidase subunit PaaA codes for MAAVTADQQKHSAAGAAETERDAAQEAARTAAFDAAVAADDRIEPRDWMPEAYRASLVRQMAQHAHSEIIGMQPEANWITRAPSLRRKAILMAKVQDEAGHGLYLYSAAETLGTSREELLDKLHAGRQRYSSIFNYPTLTWADVGAIGWLVDGAAITNQVPLCRCSYGPYARAMVRICKEESFHQRQGYELLLALSRGTPAQHEMAQDAVNRWWWPSLMMFGPPDDASSHSEQSMAWKIKRHSNDELRRRFVDICVPQAEALGLALPDPDIRWNEELGRHDFGAIDWTEFQEVLKGNGPCNEQRLTQRRTAHEEGAWVRDAAAAYATKHTAGRPGPTGTATQPGEATA; via the coding sequence ATGGCGGCAGTGACTGCGGACCAGCAGAAGCACAGCGCGGCAGGCGCGGCGGAGACGGAGCGGGACGCGGCACAGGAAGCGGCCCGTACCGCGGCGTTCGACGCAGCGGTGGCAGCGGACGACCGAATCGAGCCGCGCGACTGGATGCCGGAGGCGTACCGGGCCTCGCTGGTCCGCCAGATGGCCCAGCACGCCCACTCGGAAATCATCGGTATGCAGCCCGAGGCCAACTGGATCACGCGCGCGCCCTCGCTGCGCCGCAAGGCGATCCTGATGGCCAAGGTCCAGGACGAGGCGGGACACGGGCTGTATTTGTACAGCGCAGCCGAGACCCTGGGCACGAGCCGCGAGGAGCTGCTCGACAAGCTCCACGCCGGACGCCAGAGGTATTCGTCGATCTTCAACTATCCGACGCTGACCTGGGCGGACGTCGGCGCGATCGGCTGGCTGGTGGACGGAGCCGCGATCACCAACCAGGTGCCGCTCTGCCGCTGCTCCTACGGCCCGTACGCCCGCGCGATGGTCCGGATCTGCAAGGAGGAGTCCTTCCACCAGCGACAGGGTTATGAGCTGCTGCTCGCCCTCAGCCGCGGGACCCCGGCCCAGCACGAGATGGCGCAGGACGCGGTGAACCGCTGGTGGTGGCCGTCCCTGATGATGTTCGGCCCGCCGGATGATGCTTCCTCGCACTCAGAGCAGTCGATGGCCTGGAAGATCAAGCGGCACTCCAACGACGAGCTGCGCCGGCGCTTCGTGGACATCTGCGTCCCCCAGGCCGAGGCACTCGGGCTCGCACTCCCCGACCCGGACATCCGGTGGAACGAGGAGCTGGGCCGGCACGACTTCGGAGCGATCGACTGGACGGAGTTCCAGGAGGTCCTCAAGGGCAACGGGCCCTGCAACGAGCAGCGCCTCACCCAGCGCCGCACAGCGCACGAAGAGGGCGCCTGGGTCCGCGACGCGGCGGCGGCATACGCCACGAAGCACACCGCAGGACGGCCCGGACCCACCGGAACGGCCACACAGCCCGGGGAGGCAACGGCATGA
- the paaD gene encoding 1,2-phenylacetyl-CoA epoxidase subunit PaaD, producing MVTETLLEAELHRLAGAVPDPELPVLTLQELGVLRGVHMEGPDSVTVRLTPTYTGCPAIEAMSADIERVLHDHGMKDVSVVTVLAPAWSTDDISDEGRRKLSEFGIAPPRPQGGTGGPVPLTLAVRCPHCGSTDTELLSRFSSTACKALRRCVACREPFDHFKEL from the coding sequence ATGGTGACGGAGACCCTGCTGGAAGCGGAGCTGCACCGGCTCGCGGGCGCCGTTCCCGACCCGGAACTTCCCGTACTGACCCTCCAGGAGCTCGGCGTGCTCCGCGGTGTCCACATGGAAGGTCCGGACAGTGTCACGGTGCGGCTCACCCCGACGTACACGGGCTGCCCGGCGATCGAGGCCATGTCCGCCGACATCGAGCGGGTCCTGCACGACCACGGCATGAAGGACGTCTCGGTGGTCACCGTCCTCGCCCCCGCCTGGTCGACGGACGACATCAGCGACGAGGGGCGGCGCAAGCTCTCGGAGTTCGGTATCGCACCCCCGCGCCCCCAGGGCGGCACGGGCGGACCGGTGCCCCTGACCCTCGCGGTGCGCTGCCCGCACTGCGGGTCGACCGACACCGAGCTGCTGAGCCGTTTCTCCTCCACGGCGTGCAAGGCGCTGCGCCGTTGCGTGGCCTGCCGCGAGCCGTTCGACCACTTCAAGGAGTTGTAG
- a CDS encoding acyl-CoA dehydrogenase family protein produces MDFTFTEEQRAVVEAATSVFAGVAPDGVPSPALTLGAVAEDMDRPLWSGLARTDLLSLTLAPEHGGAGLDLIALCLVLRESAKVLARIPLLEGCAVAMVVQRYGDAALAAELLPKFGRGELVLTVGANGRTGHDPAELSVTARRAPLRGTATRTGTGTETGTPATATTAEAAGWVLDGVQSAVPWAQCADRIAVPAHTADGRAVLALVRRTHEGVRLAEQVSTSGERFAEVGLDAVHVDDHELIEAEGAWEWLRNVLTTGTCALALGLGESVLAMTSAYTGEREQFGFPVATFQAVAVQTADRYIDLRAMEVTLWQAAWRLSTGADGALPAAGDIAVAKIWASEGVRRVVQTAQHLHGGIGADTDYPLHRFHAWAKQIELSLGPAAAHEEALGDLLAAHALG; encoded by the coding sequence GTGGACTTCACCTTCACCGAGGAACAGCGGGCGGTGGTCGAAGCGGCGACGTCGGTCTTCGCCGGGGTCGCGCCCGACGGTGTTCCCAGCCCGGCCCTGACCCTGGGGGCGGTGGCCGAGGACATGGACCGGCCACTCTGGTCCGGGCTCGCGCGCACGGACCTGCTGAGCCTCACGCTGGCCCCGGAACACGGCGGCGCGGGGCTCGACCTGATCGCCCTCTGTCTCGTGCTGCGCGAGTCGGCGAAGGTGCTGGCCCGGATACCCCTGCTGGAAGGCTGCGCGGTCGCCATGGTCGTACAGCGGTACGGCGACGCGGCTCTGGCGGCGGAGCTGCTGCCGAAGTTCGGCCGGGGCGAGCTGGTCCTCACGGTCGGAGCCAACGGCCGCACCGGCCACGACCCGGCCGAGCTTTCCGTAACGGCCCGCCGGGCCCCGCTGCGCGGAACAGCGACCAGGACAGGAACGGGAACAGAGACCGGTACTCCCGCAACGGCCACAACAGCCGAGGCAGCCGGATGGGTGCTCGACGGGGTGCAGTCGGCGGTGCCGTGGGCCCAGTGCGCGGACCGGATCGCGGTACCCGCCCACACGGCGGACGGACGAGCCGTCCTCGCCCTGGTCCGCCGTACGCACGAAGGCGTCCGTCTGGCCGAGCAGGTGTCCACGAGCGGCGAGCGTTTCGCCGAGGTCGGGCTCGACGCCGTCCACGTCGACGACCATGAGCTGATCGAAGCCGAGGGCGCCTGGGAGTGGCTGCGCAACGTCCTCACGACCGGAACGTGCGCGCTCGCACTCGGTCTGGGCGAGAGCGTGCTCGCCATGACGAGCGCGTACACGGGCGAGCGGGAGCAGTTCGGCTTTCCCGTCGCCACGTTCCAGGCCGTCGCCGTGCAGACCGCCGACCGGTACATCGATCTGCGCGCCATGGAAGTGACCCTCTGGCAGGCCGCCTGGCGGCTCTCCACCGGAGCCGACGGGGCCCTGCCCGCCGCCGGGGACATCGCCGTGGCGAAGATCTGGGCCTCGGAAGGCGTACGCCGCGTCGTGCAGACGGCTCAGCATCTGCACGGCGGCATCGGCGCCGACACCGATTACCCCCTGCACCGCTTCCACGCCTGGGCGAAGCAGATCGAGCTCTCGCTGGGACCTGCGGCAGCCCATGAGGAGGCGCTGGGCGACCTGCTGGCCGCCCACGCCCTCGGCTGA
- a CDS encoding 2Fe-2S iron-sulfur cluster-binding protein, whose amino-acid sequence MFHPLRVSAIERITDDAVAVTFAVPDDLRETFRHIPGQHLNVRYALDGQEIRRSYSICTPAVEAPASPVLRVGIRMVDGGAFSTYALKELAVGDQVEAMPPMGRFVLRPRPGFFAAIVGGSGITPVLSIASTLLAREPAARFCLIRSDRTAASTMFLDEVADLKDRYPDRFQLVTALSREEQAAGLPSGRLDRERLTGLLPALLSVADVDGWFLCGPLGLVQGADKALRELGADRSRIHQEIFHVDDGPAPAARIDAPADSTLTATLHGRSGSWPVQGAESLLETVLRSRADAPYACKGGVCGTCRAFLVSGEVRMDRNFALEPEETEAGFVLACQSHPVTPEVKLDFDR is encoded by the coding sequence ATGTTCCATCCGCTCCGGGTCAGCGCGATCGAACGGATCACGGACGATGCGGTGGCCGTCACCTTCGCCGTGCCGGACGACCTGCGCGAGACCTTCCGCCACATCCCTGGCCAGCACCTCAACGTGCGCTACGCCCTGGACGGCCAGGAGATCCGCCGGTCGTACTCGATCTGCACACCCGCCGTCGAGGCACCGGCCTCCCCGGTGCTGCGTGTGGGCATCCGCATGGTCGACGGCGGGGCGTTCTCCACGTACGCCCTCAAGGAACTGGCCGTCGGTGACCAGGTGGAGGCGATGCCTCCGATGGGCCGCTTCGTGCTCCGGCCGCGGCCGGGATTCTTCGCCGCGATCGTCGGCGGCAGCGGCATCACGCCTGTGCTGTCGATCGCATCGACGCTGCTGGCCCGCGAACCGGCAGCCAGGTTCTGTCTGATCCGCAGCGACCGGACAGCGGCCTCGACGATGTTCCTCGACGAGGTGGCCGACCTCAAGGACCGCTACCCGGACCGGTTCCAGCTGGTCACCGCCCTCTCGCGGGAGGAGCAGGCGGCCGGTCTCCCGTCGGGCCGCCTGGACCGGGAGCGGCTGACCGGCCTGCTGCCGGCTCTGCTGTCCGTCGCGGACGTCGACGGCTGGTTCCTCTGTGGGCCGCTCGGCCTGGTGCAGGGTGCGGACAAGGCGCTGCGGGAGCTGGGTGCCGACCGTTCCCGTATCCACCAGGAGATCTTCCACGTCGATGACGGCCCGGCCCCCGCCGCCCGCATCGACGCCCCCGCGGACAGCACCCTCACCGCGACTCTTCACGGCCGCTCGGGGAGCTGGCCGGTGCAGGGCGCGGAATCTCTTCTGGAGACGGTGCTGCGCAGCCGGGCGGACGCCCCGTACGCGTGCAAGGGCGGCGTGTGCGGCACGTGCCGCGCGTTCCTCGTGTCGGGTGAGGTGCGGATGGACCGTAACTTCGCGCTGGAGCCTGAGGAGACCGAGGCCGGCTTCGTCCTCGCCTGCCAGTCGCACCCGGTCACCCCGGAGGTGAAGCTCGACTTCGACCGCTGA
- the paaB gene encoding 1,2-phenylacetyl-CoA epoxidase subunit PaaB — protein sequence MSSSTDWPLWEVFVRSRRGLSHTHAGSLHAPDAEMALRNARDLYTRRSEGVSLWVVPSTAITASSPDEKDSFFEPSGDKPYRHPTFYEIPEGVKHL from the coding sequence ATGAGCAGTTCCACCGACTGGCCGCTGTGGGAGGTGTTCGTGCGCTCACGGCGCGGACTGTCCCACACCCACGCGGGCAGCCTGCACGCCCCGGACGCCGAAATGGCCCTGCGCAACGCACGCGACCTGTACACCCGCCGCTCCGAGGGTGTCTCCCTCTGGGTGGTGCCGTCGACGGCGATCACGGCCTCCTCGCCGGACGAGAAGGACTCCTTCTTCGAACCGTCCGGCGACAAGCCCTACCGGCACCCCACGTTCTACGAGATCCCGGAAGGGGTGAAGCACCTGTGA